The genomic interval ctgatttctgattgAATATGATTTCTGATATGGTATCAGCTCCCATACAGTGTGGTCAGTAGGCAATCTGAGGGGTGATGAAGGGGGGATGTGATCCCTCATCCttgcaaaatgaccaaaatgcacCCCCCTTGTTAACCTTGACATCCCCACTCTCCATCCCGTGTGTTATAGTGAGTGCAGGGGCAGAAGGGGTGTTTAATGCTAGTCTGGTCTGCTTGTATCATTGAGCCGTATTCTTAATAAGGTATGTGAAAGTTAGAATCTAAGGCCTCGACCACGGCTCTGAAATATCAGTAACCCTACTATGCTGTGTATTGATCCATGCATGGTGCTGTTCTTGGATCTGAAGTAGCCGAGGCATTTGTGATTGTGCATTTTTCTCTCAGTCCGTACCTTTAGTCAGGTTTGTTTTTGAGCTACAATATTCTCTAAAATGTATACTATGAATACTCTATTCCATATTATATTGTAGCCATTAGAGTAGTGTCACCTTCATGGTCAAGGTGGCAGGTTAACATGGGTGCTTCAGTTTATGTATGTTTGATATTATGACATTATTTATTCTGTCCCCTCATTTTGTTTAGCTGGAAAACCTGATGTACTACACAGAAAACAACCACCAGAAAGTAGTGCTGCGAGATTTCTACCTGTCCAGGTTTGAGAATGGGCCCATCACAGAACCTTGTGGAACACCAGAATACCTGGGTAGGATACTCTCTATTGCCctttcttctgattttataCACAACTGTATTCCTTTTGTTCCTTTATTTCTCATCTTCATTTCATGTCCAACCATTAGCTTTGTCTGCTTTTGTGAATATAGGCATGCAGGCTTGTTTTAACCTTTTTTGAGTTATTTACTTCCTTCTTCCTTTGAAAATTATAATCTGTCAGAGATAAACGGTAATAGTAAAAAAGCACAGacgtgaaacacacacacagagttgaaAGCACCTAGCCCTcgacctcctcctcccactcctcctctcctttcataGCCTCTGATCTCCCGTGTACTGTCTCGCTCTCGGCTCTCCACTCTCCGCTCTCGCTCCACTCTCTGAGGTTTTTTGCAAGGGCAACTTGGAATGCAGAACTGTGCTTTGGCCTGGTTCTCTATGGTGAGAAGGGTCAGGACAGTTATTCATAATGTTGAGCTGAGTAATTAGACAAATAAATAAGGGAAGGGGATGGACGCCCTGATGGGAAAAGGTATGAGCAAGGAGGGAGTGCAAGTGGGAGCTCTTGTCTACGCAGTGTAGATTTTTGAATAATGGCCTTTGATGGTTTATAATTGAGAACTGtatccctctcactctctctctctctctctacatctTCTCTTCTCTATGCTGTCCCTCAGCTCCTGAAGTGGTGGCTCGTCACCGATATGGTCGTCCTGTGGACTGCTGGGCTGTGGGTGTAATTATGTTCATACTGTGAGTTTCCTTTACTAAATACCAAAACCATAATTCAACAAGCACTATACACAATACgcgctgagctgcagctgaataACCGCTGTTTGATTTGTAACAGGCATTTTCAGGAGCTGCTTGCATGCTTACAAAATGACTTCCCattcctccttctcttcatgTATGTTCCCCTTTCTGCAGCCTATCAGGTAACCCTCCTTTTTATGatgagacggaggaggagaacacagattTACACAATCGCATCATCTTCTGTCGCATCGTTGCTGGCGAGTTTGAATTTGATTCTCCGTACTGGGATGACATTTCACCTGCAGGTACATAGCTCTGCCACACGATGGCAATAAATACCCAGTTGAATTTTCTCTTTCTGGCATGAAGCATTAAAAGTGTTGGCAGTGAAAAGAAAAGTCTAATATTGTACATACGTGCCCATTTGTAGGTCAGATTTAAAGGTGACTACTACTTCTTACTACTAAGTAAgatattaaagctgctgtaagtgatttTTTGaggtttggtcagtaacccatgtctctctgcctcctgcTCATGCAGggaaagagaacattttctggtatctCTGCCTActtttatccaatcaggacagagaacacCATAAAGAGGCGGTTCTGTCTGCTCGTGAACACGCGGAGAGCAGGACCTTCCTGTCTGCTGCTATGTCTGGCTAATACCGCTGCTTGTTCATGTAGTGACATAGGGAGAAGGGAGGGAATTGCTGACTACAAACAGCAGGATGTTAAGCTAAAAGCgatgacagcagctttaatcactTAGCTTCATGACCAAATGTTTAATCATTATGCACGATTTACGACCAACAAACTTTATATTCTCTCTTCTTGCCTAAATTGTTACCATACATGATTAGAACACATCTTTACCGTTTCTCTCAGCTAAGGAGCTCGTCTGTAGACTCATGGAGGTGGACCAGATGCTGAGAATCACTGCACAGGATGCACTTTGGCATGAATGGTAATTGTGTGCACAAGAGCAACATTTTAGCACACATATACAGGATTTGGCGCTCACTTGCTCACTATCTGTCCTTTGTGCCAGGATTGCAGGAAATGGTGCATCAGAGAAGAACCTAAAAGATGGTGTTTGTGCCCAGTTCGAGAAGAACTTTGCAAAGGCCAAATGGCGGGTATGgattcactctcactctctttctgtGGCAGTAGATTAAATTGGTGATATTTTAGTAAGCAACAAGAGAAAAGGATGAGGAAGGTTAGGTTACACCATTGGTTATGACTATAGCTGATTTATTTGTAATGGTGTTTGCACTTAGCATACAACCCTGCAGAGGTTTGTTTTAAATTTGCAAATGATATGGAGATGATCCTAAGGATGTCCCGGAGGTAAGAATGCAGAAGACCAAAGAAGGAAGAAGTCAAGATGGCAGTGCCAACCTAACACCATAAGTAACAGTTATAaccctcttctctctttccccATGTGGTTCCAAGGAGTTAAAGGTATTGTAGTTCATTATGAGGGAGAGTGGAAGGACAGAGCATGGGCAGAAACTCACCTTCTGTCCAGCAtgattcatataaaaaaaaaaaaaagtttaaaagcaTCTAATGGCTGAACATCCTCTTGAATTTAAAAGAGGTTTCTATTTGTtaagttttttaattaaatccaGTGAAGCCTTGAGATGTATTGATCATGTTCGGGCGGGTGAAACGACTCCTCATCAGCTCTGTTCCTTCCCACTGTCACTCTGCCTGTCCCAGACGAGATCCATCCACTCTGCCCCACTTTTCTTCATCGGATTAGACCCAGATGTTCAAAGTGGCCCACTCTGCTCCTTTCTTACTCCTCATCTGCACTAGTCTATAAACCAGATTGgttaaaaaacaagataatgATCAGCAACAGGGGAAGATGGTTGGTGCATTGCTTGTCCAGTTTTTATATACGTGTGGATAAGGAGAGGCAGATATGGAAAGGATATAAGGGATATAGGCCACTGTGGACTGTTGAACTGCAGTGATTTGAACTCTAAGGCCCTCTGTCATTCCTTTTACGTGAATCCTGGCTCATCGTCCCATACTGTTCCTCAGTGTTACATTCAAGTAAGTCATACTTGAAGCTACTGTATACAGAAGCTGCTCGGTCAAGCCATATTGTATTCAGTGATATCTCTGTGTCCACATGGCTTTTTCACTTCCGGAGAATCAAATCCCTGGTTTAGAAACAACTTCTAAGCTCACACGTTTCCCCAACTCCTTCAGTGTTCCGCGGATCAAAAGGAGTCCGATGGGTGTAAGAATAAAGGAGAAGGAGATTTACACTTGTCTGGTCGTTCACCTTTTCCTGTCAGCAAGCAGTCAAGGAGTGGCTTTGGGAGAGTGAGTCTTGAGATTGATTTAAACCAGGGTACAATCTGTCATAGCCTCCTGGAAGTAAACAACTGGCACTAATCTTACGGCACTGTTCACTTCACACAAATCACATCTCAGCGCTTAGTATGACGAGTGTTGACAGGCTTTTTGTCAAATGCTTGTCTTTTAAAGCTCATTTTTTTATGCTTTGCCAAAACCAACTGTAGTAtcagtgttgtgtttcttttaggGAACAATTCAATATGGATGTtactgcaaaaacacacacattgtaaaTCGAAAATTCTCTGTTTACTGCAGTCTTTCTCTACTTTTTCTTCTACTGTGTCTCCTTTGCAGAAAGCGATCCGTGTCACCACCTTCATGCAGCGCTTGAAGAATTCCGAGGCACTGAATGACAGTTCAGCCGAGGTTCAAGGCAGTGAGGAGGCAGGAGATGGTGAGGGGGGTGTGTCCCAGGGGACAAGTGATGAGGGAGACAAAGGGACAAGTGATGGAGGGGTGACTTCGAGTAGTGTGTCCTTAGAGGTTACGGTTGAAAGTACACCTCCAGGTATGGACGAGGAACAGGGGAGGGGTACGTTCGGAGGAAAACATGATGAGAGAAAGATGAGCACAGGCCCATCTGTGGGAACTTCCCCATCAGATACTCAAGAGCCCCTCTGTCAATCAAATGCAGTCCCCAAACTCGCACAGGAGCAGCCTGATAAGGCTGGCGCAAAGAAAGCACCAGGTGATGGAAccaggaaaatggctgccaattTGGGTCAAAATAAAGTCGCTCCAGAATCCCCCGTGATGACACCTGACCCCTCCAAGCTGTCAGACGGTTCTTCGGGCACCAACCTTGACAAAAGCCACACAGCTGCCTCCCCTGAACCCAGCAGTAAACGTAAGATGGCTGCAACGCTCCATGGCCCTCCCACAGGCTCTACGGCTGCAACAGCCTCATCTGAGAAAAAGCCAGCTGTGCAGAGGGAGCAGAAGGATGAGACTGACGGGAGCTGGTGTCAGACACAAGTACCCGAGGCAGTGGCAGAGAGGTCAGTCGCAGCCTCAGTCACTCCAGCGATAGGGCCTGGAGCTGGTGTGGATGTAGGACTAGGAGTTAGGTTAAGGGGTGATGGCAGCCCTGTAAGTAGAAGCGATAGGGATGCCAGGAGAACCGACAGACACAGTGCTGAGTTTAGCCTTGCAAGAGTAGGTCCTGCGCCTGGACAGGGTTGTTATACAGTAGGAAGCTCTGCTAGTTTGGGCCGTCATGCCACACCATACAACCCAGACGTTGGGACTTTAGGGATGGGGATGGCAGGCAGCTATGTGAGTCCATACAGCTCCCTGTATACAAGTGGAGGAGGTTTAGGGATGTACGGGACTGGGCTACAGCCTGGAGCAGGTGGAAGCAGTACCACAAGTGACTGGCAAATGGACAGTGTGATTGAGCAGATAGAGAAGCAAATGGCCGCCGTGCTGGAGAAGATCGAGGGAGACATGCCCTCGCTGCTAGAGCAAATCAGTGACTGCCCGGCTGAACCGCCGCGTGCCCGGAGCACGCACGCTTCACCTGCCACCTCCCGTGCACGCCCCTCCCAACACTCCTCGACTGCGACCTCGTccactcctccacctcttccaaCCTCTCCCAGGCCTGCGCTACCATCTCTCCCCCGCCTTACtatccctcctccctcctatCCCCCACCCTCTCCACCCACACAATCCCCATCGCAGGCTGCGGGAGAGCAGGAAGACAGGGACGGACAGAGGGATGCCGCTCGTTCCAACCAGTCGCCCAGAGCTGGGATGGGCAGGGGGCTATGAAGCAGGTGTCCATGATGCAATGCACAACACCTGGAACACTGGATTTATAGTTTAACCTTGAGGATTTAAAGACTCTGAATCACCCAAAAGTATTATCTACTTTCTCCTCAGAACAAAAGTAACCATGCACTGTTGTTTGGTTTGGACGTGTATTTGTATTGAGAATACTACTAAAGAGAAATCTCCCAATGGCATTCAGATTCTCTTATGACTGGAGTGTATAGGGAGTAGTTTACTGTATCTCCTTGTATAAGAGCTGCACAGAAGAAAGAATGCAACTCTTTTTCCATCTCAAATCCAGATTGTCTGCATGAAT from Sparus aurata chromosome 7, fSpaAur1.1, whole genome shotgun sequence carries:
- the camkvl gene encoding caM kinase-like vesicle-associated, like isoform X1, whose amino-acid sequence is MPFGCLALRDGRSYDSMSDVTDKYEIGQVLRAKEFCELCLAKDRQTDKVFVCKKFLKKDGRKVRKAAKNEIMILKLVNHPNILQLIDTFETRKEYLIIQELATGGDVFDWILDQGNYTERDASNVIRQVLEAVAYLHSLNIVHRNLKLENLMYYTENNHQKVVLRDFYLSRFENGPITEPCGTPEYLAPEVVARHRYGRPVDCWAVGVIMFILLSGNPPFYDETEEENTDLHNRIIFCRIVAGEFEFDSPYWDDISPAAKELVCRLMEVDQMLRITAQDALWHEWIAGNGASEKNLKDGVCAQFEKNFAKAKWRELKKAIRVTTFMQRLKNSEALNDSSAEVQGSEEAGDGEGGVSQGTSDEGDKGTSDGGVTSSSVSLEVTVESTPPGMDEEQGRGTFGGKHDERKMSTGPSVGTSPSDTQEPLCQSNAVPKLAQEQPDKAGAKKAPGDGTRKMAANLGQNKVAPESPVMTPDPSKLSDGSSGTNLDKSHTAASPEPSSKRKMAATLHGPPTGSTAATASSEKKPAVQREQKDETDGSWCQTQVPEAVAERSVAASVTPAIGPGAGVDVGLGVRLRGDGSPVSRSDRDARRTDRHSAEFSLARVGPAPGQGCYTVGSSASLGRHATPYNPDVGTLGMGMAGSYVSPYSSLYTSGGGLGMYGTGLQPGAGGSSTTSDWQMDSVIEQIEKQMAAVLEKIEGDMPSLLEQISDCPAEPPRARSTHASPATSRARPSQHSSTATSSTPPPLPTSPRPALPSLPRLTIPPPSYPPPSPPTQSPSQAAGEQEDRDGQRDAARSNQSPRAGMGRGL
- the camkvl gene encoding caM kinase-like vesicle-associated, like isoform X2, with product MPFGCLALRDGRSYDSMSDVTDKYEIGQVLRAKEFCELCLAKDRQTDKVFVCKKFLKKDGRKVRKAAKNEIMILKLVNHPNILQLIDTFETRKEYLIIQELATGGDVFDWILDQGNYTERDASNVIRQVLEAVAYLHSLNIVHRNLKLENLMYYTENNHQKVVLRDFYLSRFENGPITEPCGTPEYLAPEVVARHRYGRPVDCWAVGVIMFILLSGNPPFYDETEEENTDLHNRIIFCRIVAGEFEFDSPYWDDISPAAKELVCRLMEVDQMLRITAQDALWHEWIAGNGASEKNLKDGVCAQFEKNFAKAKWRKAIRVTTFMQRLKNSEALNDSSAEVQGSEEAGDGEGGVSQGTSDEGDKGTSDGGVTSSSVSLEVTVESTPPGMDEEQGRGTFGGKHDERKMSTGPSVGTSPSDTQEPLCQSNAVPKLAQEQPDKAGAKKAPGDGTRKMAANLGQNKVAPESPVMTPDPSKLSDGSSGTNLDKSHTAASPEPSSKRKMAATLHGPPTGSTAATASSEKKPAVQREQKDETDGSWCQTQVPEAVAERSVAASVTPAIGPGAGVDVGLGVRLRGDGSPVSRSDRDARRTDRHSAEFSLARVGPAPGQGCYTVGSSASLGRHATPYNPDVGTLGMGMAGSYVSPYSSLYTSGGGLGMYGTGLQPGAGGSSTTSDWQMDSVIEQIEKQMAAVLEKIEGDMPSLLEQISDCPAEPPRARSTHASPATSRARPSQHSSTATSSTPPPLPTSPRPALPSLPRLTIPPPSYPPPSPPTQSPSQAAGEQEDRDGQRDAARSNQSPRAGMGRGL
- the camkvl gene encoding caM kinase-like vesicle-associated, like isoform X4, with the protein product MILKLVNHPNILQLIDTFETRKEYLIIQELATGGDVFDWILDQGNYTERDASNVIRQVLEAVAYLHSLNIVHRNLKLENLMYYTENNHQKVVLRDFYLSRFENGPITEPCGTPEYLAPEVVARHRYGRPVDCWAVGVIMFILLSGNPPFYDETEEENTDLHNRIIFCRIVAGEFEFDSPYWDDISPAAKELVCRLMEVDQMLRITAQDALWHEWIAGNGASEKNLKDGVCAQFEKNFAKAKWRELKKAIRVTTFMQRLKNSEALNDSSAEVQGSEEAGDGEGGVSQGTSDEGDKGTSDGGVTSSSVSLEVTVESTPPGMDEEQGRGTFGGKHDERKMSTGPSVGTSPSDTQEPLCQSNAVPKLAQEQPDKAGAKKAPGDGTRKMAANLGQNKVAPESPVMTPDPSKLSDGSSGTNLDKSHTAASPEPSSKRKMAATLHGPPTGSTAATASSEKKPAVQREQKDETDGSWCQTQVPEAVAERSVAASVTPAIGPGAGVDVGLGVRLRGDGSPVSRSDRDARRTDRHSAEFSLARVGPAPGQGCYTVGSSASLGRHATPYNPDVGTLGMGMAGSYVSPYSSLYTSGGGLGMYGTGLQPGAGGSSTTSDWQMDSVIEQIEKQMAAVLEKIEGDMPSLLEQISDCPAEPPRARSTHASPATSRARPSQHSSTATSSTPPPLPTSPRPALPSLPRLTIPPPSYPPPSPPTQSPSQAAGEQEDRDGQRDAARSNQSPRAGMGRGL
- the camkvl gene encoding caM kinase-like vesicle-associated, like isoform X3, which gives rise to MLSYFSVHISSHTIHAITSFNAVSSSVGNVCFTLIGKYLTSYRDLHPHDLLCTQHFSDATEWVNHPNILQLIDTFETRKEYLIIQELATGGDVFDWILDQGNYTERDASNVIRQVLEAVAYLHSLNIVHRNLKLENLMYYTENNHQKVVLRDFYLSRFENGPITEPCGTPEYLAPEVVARHRYGRPVDCWAVGVIMFILLSGNPPFYDETEEENTDLHNRIIFCRIVAGEFEFDSPYWDDISPAAKELVCRLMEVDQMLRITAQDALWHEWIAGNGASEKNLKDGVCAQFEKNFAKAKWRELKKAIRVTTFMQRLKNSEALNDSSAEVQGSEEAGDGEGGVSQGTSDEGDKGTSDGGVTSSSVSLEVTVESTPPGMDEEQGRGTFGGKHDERKMSTGPSVGTSPSDTQEPLCQSNAVPKLAQEQPDKAGAKKAPGDGTRKMAANLGQNKVAPESPVMTPDPSKLSDGSSGTNLDKSHTAASPEPSSKRKMAATLHGPPTGSTAATASSEKKPAVQREQKDETDGSWCQTQVPEAVAERSVAASVTPAIGPGAGVDVGLGVRLRGDGSPVSRSDRDARRTDRHSAEFSLARVGPAPGQGCYTVGSSASLGRHATPYNPDVGTLGMGMAGSYVSPYSSLYTSGGGLGMYGTGLQPGAGGSSTTSDWQMDSVIEQIEKQMAAVLEKIEGDMPSLLEQISDCPAEPPRARSTHASPATSRARPSQHSSTATSSTPPPLPTSPRPALPSLPRLTIPPPSYPPPSPPTQSPSQAAGEQEDRDGQRDAARSNQSPRAGMGRGL